A window of Melopsittacus undulatus isolate bMelUnd1 chromosome 10, bMelUnd1.mat.Z, whole genome shotgun sequence genomic DNA:
CATTGAGCCTGCAACTGGGATATTGAGTGCGAGAGCAAACAAAGGGCTGGGTGAACCGGTCCTCTATTGTTAAGCACAAGTGTCCACAGCAGCTCATCCAGATACAGGGTATGTATGCACACAGAACAGGGTGCTTGGAGTAAAGACAAATCCTGTGAACTAAAACCAAATCAGAATTGAAGCTCTTTGTTCAGATTGGGTTTGAGGTTTATTGTAGACTTTCTGGTTAGCAGCATTGCTTAAAATAGAGGTTTACGTCAGGAGGCACCGGGGGTTATTGGCAGTTAATGCATTGTCTTGTCTTTACTGAGATATGCTTGTTTCCATGTGTAAAATACGAATTTTCTTAGAAATTGCAGCTGagaaatgtgaataaaaatCCTATTTATGCCTTTCCTCTTTAACTCTGTACGAGCCAAGCCTCAGGGAGAGGTCCCAGACTGAGGTGGTAGATTTGGGGGGGGTTATTTGAATAAGCATTTTGATGGTGTTCTCATAGTCTTGCTTCTGAGCAGCAAATGCTTTGCAGATGGCTGAAAGCGCAGCAGTGGTTAATGAAGCCCTGGgtgtgcttttcctttctttgtcagCACCCATCATGTCCGACAAACCAGATTTTGCAGAAATTGAGACATTTGACAAGACCAAGCTGAAGAAGACAGAAACCAGAGAGAAAAATCCACTGCCCACTAAAGAAAGTAAGTGCTTACGAGGCTCTTTGAGCTACGAGTGGCAAGGACACAATCTGTAATGCAGTTCATATGCAAAATGAATACTAATCACAGGATTACAGGCTCAAACTCATCCCTGACTTTAACTGGGGATAATACTAGGACTTGTACTCTGTGTTGGGCTGCCAAGGATACAAGTAGTTGTAACCAATGGTGTATTTTGCCTGAAAAAGCCTTTCTGATGGGATTGCTGTTGTTTCTGCTAAAAGCAAGACCAGTTTTTCTGCTACTTGCATGTAACAGGATCAAACTCTTTGCAATTACCATGTTACCAGCCTCTTTGGAGGCATAAACGCACAGGGGAACCCTtctgcatccctggcagcatcccCAAAGGTGCCTGGGCTCTGGATTTGATGTTATCAGGCAGATGAGTTGCTGCCCTCCACTGGTACCTGCTGTCAGCCCTGGCCATGAATGACCCAGGCACCTTCTCTGGGAGTCAGGCTGCAAGAGAAACCCATCATCATCCTCACTTACCAGGCAATCTTCCTTAAGAAGGAAGCTTTCCTCATGCAGGATCATCACCCATACATGTACCATGCCCACGCAGCCAGATGATGGTTGTAATTCCCATTCAACATGCCATTTCACTCCATTTGGACCAGACTTTGTGAGCAGTTTCTTTCATAGCACTATCACTAACCACTTAGGATGTGTTAATATTGATAGCCATGGAGACACACCATCCCTCAACATAAGATAcctgctttttcctggtttatTGTCCCTACCAATGCTCAAGCTGTAAATACAAGATGAGGTTTGCACATCATGAACTACATGGGAATGAGTTGGCATTTCCAGGGTGGCCAAAGAGAGCAAGTGGGAATTTACCCTTCCCTGGCTTTAAAAATTACCATAGAAATGTGTATCCTACAGAATCATTACAATGTTTATTGAatgatggttttgtttcctctgtttttctggCAGCTATcgaacaggaaaagcaaagtgaaaGTACAGCCTGAGTGTAAGGCTGAATATGtgactgctgcttcttcagtggGGTTTTGGCTTCGAggttgggttgtttgttttgtccctcccaccccccaaaaTGGGTTTGTTGCCCATTTATTTTAGCAAACATTTGCTCATTTAATGTTCCCCGGGGAATaagtttggtttgtgtttgttcaACAAGAGGCTGTGTATTGGTACTCTTAAAACTGTAATCCCAAGTATCAACCCCATCACTTGCCAAAAAAAGTACAATTTGCATAAAAATTGTTGTCGTAAGCCTCACAATAAACAGGTTTCTTCTGATCTTGAGCTGTCTTTGAGCCTTGTAAAATAGGGTTTACACTGCAACTCCTACTAGCATCCTTCTTGCTCTCTTTGCACTGCCACAGCATCTAAAGAGCACATCCAGGTCAACCCAGCCTGGCAGCAGGTATGAATACGATGGGAAGTTGCTGGCCTGCTTCAGTCCTATCCGGCAGCAGGTTAGAGGTCTCAGAAACAAGAATCTGCTTATAAATTCCATGGAAAATTGATGGTTGGGCTGAGGAAATGCTCAAATTAACATCCCAAatgggagcagggctgcagcaccctctccacaacatcttttctctctgtcaAGATCCAGGCAACTCTGGGACAAATGCAGCACATGTAGCCTTTGGCCTATCTAATATCAAGCAATGCAGGAAGgtaggagaaggaaagaaaagttatCACTGCACTGATTTCTGGGATGAGAAGGAGACCTTCAGCAGTACAGGGGCATAGGACACACACCTTCAAAGGAAGCAGGAGTGCCCTAAACCTCCATTGCTGGTGGTGCAATAACATCCCCACCTCACTGCATCCTCACTATGGGCCAAGCCAGACCCTGGTACCAGCTCAGGGGACTGTCAGTTACAGGATATCACTTTATGTCTGGAATTAATTTGCAGTCATGTTAGAAAAGCAAGTGCTTACCCTGGGAAGGTGAACTGCTGTCCCCGCAGCATCAGTGTGCCACTACTTGTGCTGTGAAACAGGGATGATTCTGTGCACTTCCACAGGGTTCCTCTGGGTTTATACCTGcatgaagcaaagcagaaaccagccttcagaaaacagaaatggtcATGGTGATCTTTAGAAAGGTCTTGTTTACTTCAGGGTGGTTTGACACTTGATATATAACGTGAAGAGTCGCAACTGCAATTGAACAATGGCAGCGGAGCCACAGAATGGGTGACTTCTGGTgccaacagaaagcaaacagaggtGGCCAAGAGACCACAGGGAACGCAGAGCACACAGGACTAGGGACTGGAGTTAGGGCTTTGTTAATAGCAGGGGAatgcaaagcagcaaaaagacTGGTGCCTCGATCACCACTCATCACTTCAATggggctgctgctttctgaccAAGGCTTTCTGCATATTCTCCTTTGAGGACCTCACTCCCCTTGGTGCCCGATTCTAAAGGTTGGGGTATTTTTAGGGTCTGCTGCGTTTATTAATACTCATTTTTATGTAGAAGGTGAATGATGTGAGCAACAAGAAACACAGTGCTATTTTCTTTATGACTCACAGCCTCTCCTCATCCTTATGGGTCAAAGAGGCTTTGACATTGTTTAAATATCTGCCTTGATGATGGCTCATTCATGGAGAAGGAGTTCAGAGATAGCACTTGGAGCAACACCAGCGGCTGGAAACCCATGCAGGTAACACCATCCATCCAAATTACTCACTGCTGTGCCACAGGGTGATTTTCAAGCACCATATCGCGCTCAGCGGGTACCCAAGCCTGCAGACCAGACTCCCTCCTTGGTTTTGCCAGGAGACAGAGCTTTGTTCCACACCACGAGCTCCCTCCTTCTCTGCCAGCTCAGGCACCTGCCAACTCGCTCAGCACAAAGCACTGTAAAACACTAAACCCCTCTTTGGCAGGACTGAACCAGTGACCAGTGTCTGTGCTCCCAGGTTCTCGCAGAGATTCAAGGTCCGGGCTGCATCCTCAAGCCTGCACTTCGTGGATAGAAGGGAAGGGAGGTGTAGCCAGAGCAAGGAAGCAACAGAGATGGTCCTCTCGTGTTTGCACAGATACAAAAGATTAGCAGTGTGGCTATAAGGGGTGATACAGGAGATCAGAGCACTGCCAACAGCTCTGGAAATACCAGATTTATCCAAGCACTTGGCTCGGGGCTGCTTCTGGTACCACTCATTCTGCCCCCATGAAAACTCCTCCTGATTTAGGTGTTTGCATTTAAAGCCTGACACATAAATCCATAGTTCCAATGCTTGTATTCATGTCTCACCCCATTGGGAAGGTGATGTAGATGAGACTCCAGCCAGGTTCCCCACCCCTGGATCTGCCTGCAGAAGCTGTAGGGCTCAGCAGAGAACACAGCAGCCACACACCAGGAAAAACTCCACCAGGATAAAGGCCACATCTTCCCACCTCTCACCCTCCTGCCGCAGGTGGAACTCAACTTTAGGGCAGGATCT
This region includes:
- the LOC101871679 gene encoding thymosin beta-12-like; translation: MSDKPDFAEIETFDKTKLKKTETREKNPLPTKETIEQEKQSESTA